Part of the Alosa alosa isolate M-15738 ecotype Scorff River chromosome 18, AALO_Geno_1.1, whole genome shotgun sequence genome is shown below.
AAGCCTTGCTCTGTCCAAATCTAGGCGTCGAGCCACAGAGGCAACCATTACATTACTGTACGCATACACATCTACCCACAAGCCCCTTCATGCCTGGTTTTATGATCCCCAGTAGAAATGTATACATCCTGCCACGATCACACGGAGCGAGTGAGTTTTACCACTGGGTGCAAATCAGCAACCTTGTACAGAGTTTGACGGGGGCATTAAATCATACCATGCAACATTTCTGCCAGCCAAAGGCATGATTACCCTCATGTGTCTTAGGGCCTCCAAAACCTTATTTTAAACACTTAAGCAGATTCAGGCctttttcaacacacacacacacacacacagtgcagcagtGTTCTTGTTCAGCAGAAGTATAGACGGGACTGCCAGCAAGCCAACCTGCTGGCTGCCAGACTCACTAGGGTCAATATTGGCTGCTGTGCCGAGCCCAGGCTCACTCTCTGCACGGTGTGCGAGTTTCTATGCATACATGCACGCTCTGTAACCGCCTGGGTGGAAAAAactgggcctaggctacatatatatatatatatatatatatatatatatatatatatatatatatatatatatatatatatatatatatatatatatatatatataactgccTTGAAACATGCTATTCTTTTTCTATAATCCTATGCACAGTCCTGGGCACCAGTAGGGGGGCCTGTTGTTTTTATGAAGGGGGAGGTAAGCAGAGCTCTATCAGTTTGACATGTCCATGCAAATGTTCCCTCTGATGGCGGGACAAATACAGCCTTCAAGGCTAGGCAGGAGCCCAGTCTGGCTCGAGAGTCGAGAGTCTGGCCACTGGAGTCCTGTCGGACACTCTGCCAAACGTCAGTGGCTTAGGCTGTGGGTCTGTCTGGGCAGTGATAGTCAAGGCTGAGCCTCAGGAGTGCACAGGTATTGACTGGATGTAAGAAACACACAGGTGTTGACTGGATACAGGAAACATTTTGACAcaaatgtgtggatgtgtactaGTTACTAGTCAGTTGTTACTTACAAATCATGATAAGCTTAACCATGATTGTGTTCATATTAATTTACTGTCTGTTTGATTTTGCTTCTTGTAACTTTTTATTTgatctattttatttatttcattattactatgatgatgatgatgatgatatcaTCCATTTTATGTAGCTACATTTTTACAGTCAAAAGAGGTAAAAGGTAAATCTGCTGATGCCATCTGAAAGGACCAGTCAGTCAACAGTCAACCAGTGTAGAGAGTTGTCTCAGATTGCAGATCAGGGTTTTTGTTTGACACTAACCTCGATGTTTACTTCAGTAAATCCCTCTTCCCTCAGCACACCCTTGGCCAGCTCTACAGAAGCAGAGGAGTAGTCTATACCAGTGAGGTTTTTGAATCCCTGTTTGGCctgcaagcaaacacacaaacatacaattaAATGAGTTACTATGCATACATGCAGTGAAAGTAGAAATGTAAAATTGCATGTCGTCTCTCTTTTTGTTATGTCTGTCTGACTTACCAGTTCTACTAGGAATATTCCATTCCCTGTTCCTATGTCTAATATGGAAATGTCATCTGATAGATTTTGTGTTTCAATCCATCTGATCACTCGATCCATGCTCTCTTCACCAAACCTTGAAATATAAGCAAAAGCTGTGCCAAAAATCTCTTCATTTACAcgtattaatttagcagacaatctatatgcaaaaacaaatctctatgcaaaaaaaaaaaaaaaaagtcttatgcAATTCTCAGCAAAGCAATGCTTTGAAGAGGCCATGAAGAAGACAATCCAAAACTACTCACTAACACAGAATGCACTAGCcttcttgttttatttattttgtcaacagaaaaacaaaaacacaccaaaTCTCACCGACATCTCCAATGTCTTTAAATGTCTGGAGCTCCCTCTGATAGGCTTCATCCCAGCTGCGAAAAGAGAGACTACAGGTTTCTACACTGTGTTCCAAAAACAGTTCTTACGACACAAAGGTGTCCTTTTAAAATAGCCCTCACACTACGCCAAAACTTAATTAAACATTAATCAAATAAATGCAATGCTTTCAACACTGAGGTTGGTTTACTTTAACTGACATAAAACAGCTAATCTTACACTGGCCGGCCATCCAGTGTAAAGAACATGTGCTAACATTACAGCTGTCATGCATGACCAGTCTGTCTTTCTAGCTGGATAGCATTATTGTTTCAGCATATTCTTACTAGTCTTTGGTCCCGAGCTTTGATGGTGTGAAATCATTCTCCAGGGCAGTGTTTTTGATCTCCGAGGAGGAATCTGACATGTTCTGGATTGCGAAAGTGTCGTTCTCCATAACACTCATGTGTTGCACGGTGTAAGTGAAGTGAAATTTTGTTTCCTCCTTTAGTGGCGGAAACTAGCCCTGATTGGTTGAGTTTTCATCCATCAGTAGGCTACTGACCAATCACTGTAAAACACTTTCTGTCGTTGCCTCCATCGCATATATACCAAAACGGTTTATTTGAAGTGATGATGCATCTGTACTCCAACAGACCATAACGATAAACTTACATTTTATCAGTCACAGTCGGGATATGATTGTATGACGCTTGAGGACCCGGTG
Proteins encoded:
- the eef1akmt2 gene encoding EEF1A lysine methyltransferase 2 isoform X1; protein product: MSVMENDTFAIQNMSDSSSEIKNTALENDFTPSKLGTKDYWDEAYQRELQTFKDIGDVGEIWFGEESMDRVIRWIETQNLSDDISILDIGTGNGIFLVELAKQGFKNLTGIDYSSASVELAKGVLREEGFTEVNIEEMDFLNPPSDLTSFDMCIDKGTFDAISLNPADGQQGKAQYVASLRRFLRPQGLFIITSCNWTKEQLLQIFSPGFELAKELPTPRFQFGGVTGNSVTVLVFKYQA
- the eef1akmt2 gene encoding EEF1A lysine methyltransferase 2 isoform X2 encodes the protein MISHHQSSGPKTTGMKPIRGSSRHLKTLEMFGEESMDRVIRWIETQNLSDDISILDIGTGNGIFLVELAKQGFKNLTGIDYSSASVELAKGVLREEGFTEVNIEEMDFLNPPSDLTSFDMCIDKGTFDAISLNPADGQQGKAQYVASLRRFLRPQGLFIITSCNWTKEQLLQIFSPGFELAKELPTPRFQFGGVTGNSVTVLVFKYQA